In Atribacteraceae bacterium, one DNA window encodes the following:
- a CDS encoding flavodoxin domain-containing protein — protein MKALVLYHTRTGTTHKMAEIIGKTLEGEGIPTDLREPSNCEVSSLKEYDLIIIGSPTYYGTMAAEVKAFLDDSVQFHRALDGKIGGAFSSSANLAGGNETTIMSIIGALLIHGMVVKGISKGSHYGPVAVGSVDTRAEEECITYARELARLTKNHRTS, from the coding sequence ATGAAAGCGTTGGTACTGTATCACACCCGTACCGGTACAACCCATAAAATGGCCGAGATCATCGGGAAAACCTTGGAAGGCGAGGGAATCCCAACTGACCTCCGGGAACCTAGTAACTGTGAAGTCTCTTCCCTGAAAGAATATGACCTAATTATCATCGGTTCACCAACCTATTATGGAACCATGGCGGCCGAAGTGAAGGCATTCCTTGATGACAGCGTCCAGTTCCACCGCGCTCTCGACGGAAAAATCGGCGGAGCCTTTTCGTCCTCGGCCAACCTCGCTGGCGGAAACGAGACCACCATCATGTCCATCATCGGCGCTCTCCTCATTCATGGAATGGTGGTTAAGGGGATATCCAAAGGAAGTCATTACGGACCGGTGGCCGTCGGTTCGGTGGATACGAGGGCTGAGGAAGAATGTATCACCTATGCCCGCGAGTTGGCCCGGTTGACTAAAAACCACCGGACTAGCTGA